A stretch of the Argentina anserina chromosome 6, drPotAnse1.1, whole genome shotgun sequence genome encodes the following:
- the LOC126798685 gene encoding UNC93-like protein 3 isoform X2 yields the protein MESLDSRDDIEKPLLHGDESPPVLLTKKSTHARDVHILSFSFLLIFLAFGAAQNLESTVDTDKGLGTTSLGIVYSSFALFSLVASPVVRALGSKTALLLGTSGYWLFIAVHLIKQTWYIMYPISLYLGFASSIIWVEQGTYLTSAARRHARDNNLHEGKTIGNFNGEFWMMFACRQEGTPGQTKFLYTVFLCSMTLGIILMCFLNSKDTVEKEYQDSSRSFSASLISFLKSAIAPLFDVRMLFIIPLMAYTGLQQAFVWAEFTKYVVTPSLGMSGVGGAMAVYGFFDAICSLVAGRLTSGLKTISLLVSGGALLQAVVFVWLLLKFSQASGLLSIVAMAALLGIGDGVFNTQISALLGMFFKRDTEGAFAQLKVWQSGAIAVIFFISPCISLETMVVVMLTAVLIAYGAFVYLFLHGEEAVSSSRL from the exons ATGGAGTCTCTGGATTCTCGTGATGATATAGAGAAGCCACTGCTCCACGGCGATGAATCGCCGCCGGTGCTGCTGACCAAGAAGAGCACTCATGCTAGAGATGTGCATATTCTGAGCTTTTCTTTCTTGCTGATATTTCTTGCTTTTGGTGCCGCCCAGAATCTGGAGAGCACTGTCGACACT GACAAGGGTTTGGGGACAACATCACTTGGGATTGTGTACTCGTCTTTTGCACTCTTTTCTTTGGTGGCGTCTCCGGTGGTTCGAGCTCTTGGATCAAAGACTGCTTTGCTGCTTGGGACTAGTGGCTACTGGTTGTTCATAGCTGTACATTTGATCAAACAAACTTG GTATATTATGTATCCAATTTCTTTGTACCTTGGATTTGCCTCCTCAATAATATGGGTTGAGCAG GGGACATATCTAACTTCTGCCGCACGTCGTCATGCAAGAGACAATAACTTACATGAAGGAAAAACTATTGGCAACTTCAACGGAGAATTCTGGATGATGTTTGCTTGTCGCCAG GAGGGAACTCCTGGTCAAACAAAGTTCTTGTACACCGTGTTTCTCTGCAGTATGACCTTAGGGATCATACTGATGTGCTTCTTAAATAGCAAGGATACTGTAGAAAAGGAATATCAGGATTCTTCTCGCAGCTTCTCTGCTTCTCTTATATCTTTCTTAAAGTCTGCCATCGCTCCCTTATTTGATGTACGAATGCTATTTATCAtcccccttatggcatataCAGGGTTACAACAAGCATTTGTATG GGCCGAATTCACCAAGTATGTCGTTACTCCATCGCTCGGTATGTCTGGTGTGGGTGGTGCGATGGCTGTTTATGGCTTTTTTGATGCAATA TGTTCACTTGTTGCTGGTCGACTAACTTCTGGTCTCAAGACCATCAGTCTTTTAGTTTCTGGTGGAGCTCTCCTTCAGGCTGTTGTATTCGTCTGGCTTCTTCTTAAGTTCAG CCAAGCAAGCGGACTACTTAGCATTGTTGCAATGGCAGCTCTATTGGGAATTGGTGATGGAGTCTTTAACACACAGATCAGTGCTTTGCTAGGAATGTTCTTCAAGCGTGATACC GAAGGAGCCTTTGCACAGCTCAAGGTGTGGCAGAGCGGTGCTATTGCAGTCATCTTCTTCATAAGTCCTTGCATTTCATTAGAGACAATGGTGGTGGTTATGCTTACGGCAGTTTTGATCGCATATGGCGCTTttgtgtatctatttcttCACGGAGAGGAAGCAGTCTCATCTTCAAGGTTGTGA
- the LOC126798685 gene encoding UNC93-like protein 3 isoform X1, with amino-acid sequence MESLDSRDDIEKPLLHGDESPPVLLTKKSTHARDVHILSFSFLLIFLAFGAAQNLESTVDTDKGLGTTSLGIVYSSFALFSLVASPVVRALGSKTALLLGTSGYWLFIAVHLIKQTWYIMYPISLYLGFASSIIWVEQGTYLTSAARRHARDNNLHEGKTIGNFNGEFWMMFACRQFFGNLLSLAILRDGSEGTPGQTKFLYTVFLCSMTLGIILMCFLNSKDTVEKEYQDSSRSFSASLISFLKSAIAPLFDVRMLFIIPLMAYTGLQQAFVWAEFTKYVVTPSLGMSGVGGAMAVYGFFDAICSLVAGRLTSGLKTISLLVSGGALLQAVVFVWLLLKFSQASGLLSIVAMAALLGIGDGVFNTQISALLGMFFKRDTEGAFAQLKVWQSGAIAVIFFISPCISLETMVVVMLTAVLIAYGAFVYLFLHGEEAVSSSRL; translated from the exons ATGGAGTCTCTGGATTCTCGTGATGATATAGAGAAGCCACTGCTCCACGGCGATGAATCGCCGCCGGTGCTGCTGACCAAGAAGAGCACTCATGCTAGAGATGTGCATATTCTGAGCTTTTCTTTCTTGCTGATATTTCTTGCTTTTGGTGCCGCCCAGAATCTGGAGAGCACTGTCGACACT GACAAGGGTTTGGGGACAACATCACTTGGGATTGTGTACTCGTCTTTTGCACTCTTTTCTTTGGTGGCGTCTCCGGTGGTTCGAGCTCTTGGATCAAAGACTGCTTTGCTGCTTGGGACTAGTGGCTACTGGTTGTTCATAGCTGTACATTTGATCAAACAAACTTG GTATATTATGTATCCAATTTCTTTGTACCTTGGATTTGCCTCCTCAATAATATGGGTTGAGCAG GGGACATATCTAACTTCTGCCGCACGTCGTCATGCAAGAGACAATAACTTACATGAAGGAAAAACTATTGGCAACTTCAACGGAGAATTCTGGATGATGTTTGCTTGTCGCCAG TTCTTTGGAAATCTTTTGTCACTTGCAATCCTAAGAGATGGAAGC GAGGGAACTCCTGGTCAAACAAAGTTCTTGTACACCGTGTTTCTCTGCAGTATGACCTTAGGGATCATACTGATGTGCTTCTTAAATAGCAAGGATACTGTAGAAAAGGAATATCAGGATTCTTCTCGCAGCTTCTCTGCTTCTCTTATATCTTTCTTAAAGTCTGCCATCGCTCCCTTATTTGATGTACGAATGCTATTTATCAtcccccttatggcatataCAGGGTTACAACAAGCATTTGTATG GGCCGAATTCACCAAGTATGTCGTTACTCCATCGCTCGGTATGTCTGGTGTGGGTGGTGCGATGGCTGTTTATGGCTTTTTTGATGCAATA TGTTCACTTGTTGCTGGTCGACTAACTTCTGGTCTCAAGACCATCAGTCTTTTAGTTTCTGGTGGAGCTCTCCTTCAGGCTGTTGTATTCGTCTGGCTTCTTCTTAAGTTCAG CCAAGCAAGCGGACTACTTAGCATTGTTGCAATGGCAGCTCTATTGGGAATTGGTGATGGAGTCTTTAACACACAGATCAGTGCTTTGCTAGGAATGTTCTTCAAGCGTGATACC GAAGGAGCCTTTGCACAGCTCAAGGTGTGGCAGAGCGGTGCTATTGCAGTCATCTTCTTCATAAGTCCTTGCATTTCATTAGAGACAATGGTGGTGGTTATGCTTACGGCAGTTTTGATCGCATATGGCGCTTttgtgtatctatttcttCACGGAGAGGAAGCAGTCTCATCTTCAAGGTTGTGA